The segment TCATTTTCACTGACCCCCTCCTGCTTTTGGGCGAAATATTGCCCCGAAAACAGCAAGGTTGATTTGGAGGTCAGTTGATACTCAGTTCGCGCGGAGTGGGTCCAGTTCTTATAGCCATCAATGGTCGTTGTGAGGTCTGATTCGTCTAGATCCACTGGGTTTCGGCGATTTGCAGCAAGGGTCAATAACGCGTTGAATTTGTCGCGTTTCAGTTGAACCGTGCTACGGCTGTCGATGGTGTTGTGGGTCTCAAAGTTGTTGGTAAATTGGGCAGCAAATGGGGACGACGCTTTGCGCGTGATAACGTTGATTACACCCCCCATGGCAGCACTCCCAAAGAGCGCGGACGACGCACCTTTAACAATCTCAATCCGGTCCACATTTTCGACTGCAATTCGTGCGAGATCCAGTTTACCCGCGATTCGACCGACCTGTGGTTCACCATCAAGCAGAATCAGGATATAAGCTGAATCGAGGCCTTGCAGTTGAACACCGTCGCCGTGGGCGTCGCGATTGACAACGATCCCCACCCGATGCTCAAGCACCTCGCCGATGTTTTCTGCGCCTGTCGCTTCGATCTCACTGCGTGTGATGACCTCCGTGATAACGGGTGTGTCTTTCAACCGCCGCTCGGTTTTTGTACCAGTGACGACCACTTCGTCCATCTGAAAAAGGTCAGCCCCTGGGTCTGTTACAGCAAAACTTAACTGGATTCCACTGACCGTGAAGATAACAAGAAATCCTATCCAGATTGGTTTGTATAACTGCATCAACTGTCTCCTTTCCGTGTAATTGTCCTAGCAATTTGTCCACGATTGGTTGCCGTGGTAACGCGTCATGCGTAACGGGAGGCAAATTTTTTAGCGTTACGCATGACTTGCTACAACGAATTCTCCAACTTGCCCCTTAGCTAAACAAGATGGAGAACTTAGGGGTAATTATCAAATGAACTTCCTCTACCCCATTCGAGAAAGCCTATGGTCATCTGACAGCCGGCTCAATAGATCGCAGAGGGTGTGCCGTAAAATGACCGTCCGGTAAATCGGTTAGAAAGCTTGCCAAACAAAAAAGATTGCAAGGGTCAGCGATCCAAAACCGAGCCCCGCAGCAAGCAGACGGGGCCCGTGGAGTCGCGTCCAGAGCAATATCCCGGTAAGAGAGAGAATTATTAAGCTGCCCGCAATCGAATCAGCAAGGAGAATCCATGCAGCACCCATTCCGCTTGCCATGTGCAGACGATTGAGAAATGCGAAGATATTTCGATCAAATTGTGTGATACTGGTGTAACTATTGCCAACCCAATATTCCGCGTTATAGGTGCGTTGTGGATTACTGAAGCTGACGCGCCATTTTTCAGGTTGTACAACCGACTGACCATCCCAACTAATTTCTTGTGACGGTTCTGAACGTGCACGACTCCACTTATTCTCAATATCCAGTTCGGTTTGAAGCCACATCGCAAAATCCTCGACACTTTCTGGTCGAACTGCTGGTAGGGCAAGTTCAATCTTTGTCCGTTCGGTTTTAGCGGCGTTAATCTTCATGACTCCCCGATGGTTGAGCAAGATTCCGGTGGTGCCGAAGAGAATGCCCAACGTTGTCCCCCACAACCCAAGCCAAGCGTGTGTTCGACGCAACCATTTGAGAAATGCGCCTCGGCTCCACGTCGTTGGAAGAAAGATGTAGGGTGAACGACGCTTGTCCTGCTTTTTCTGTTTGCTCTCAATAGTTGTCGGCTGCGAGCTTGTGTTATCTTGCACCTGAGCCTCCGTTTTCTGTGGACTGAATTTCCTTGACAATCGCACAGTTATTGGCTTATTCTTAATAAATACAGAAAGGGCGATGGGCGCAAAAAAAGCCCCAATATATCAAGTCGATAGAGATAAGGGAGATAGCTAACAATTGGCCGTTGGGAGCTGTCCCTTTTTCTATCGTTCGCCTTTTCTGTTATTTGATTCCCTGTTCGATGAAAATGAGTCTCAATATCATCAAATGTGCAATTTTATTACACAATATCTACCGCGGTAACGAATACGTGCTCAGGTGTTCCACAAATAAATGTGACGAAAATCAATTTATCTTTCATTTTTACTGTCTTTCCTGCCCGTTTCGATTTGTCGATTCAAACGGGGCGAACAAAATCCATCAATAAGCCCTAGTGTACCCTGAACGGTCCACCTTCCGGTTCTTCCTCAAGGTCGGGACGAGTGGAATCGAGGAATACCTCGTGAAGTTCCAGTTTGTTCGACTGTGTAAACGCTTCTTGGGGCAGCGTTCCCGACTGGGCGTGTCCCTTGCGGAATTCCTCCGATTCAACCCAATTTTCAAAGTCCTTTCGCGATTCCCATAGCGTAAACACGACATAGGGATCATCGTCATTGACCGGACGCAACACTTGATTGGAGATGAAGCCGGGCATCCCGTCAATGAGTCGAGCGCGATTGCGGAAACGCTCCTCAAAAGCCTCTTGATATTCGGGTGCGACGTAGATTCGGTTTGCAACAGTTATCACGGTGTTACCCTCCGTTCTGTCTTCGTGTGATAAACGCGAATAGAGTTCTGTTGGATTGGCTGGCTGGGTGAGTTGATATCAACAAGAATATGTTCCCCATCAACCTTCACGGGATAGGTGGCAATCCCACATTTTCCGGGCCAAATGCACTTACCCGTTTTGACATCAAACTTCCATTGATGAATTGGGCAAACGATAACATCATTTTCTAACTGGCCCGCGTGTAAGATTCCACCGACATGGGGACAGATGTTGTTCACCGCGTAAAACTTTCCATTGACGTTATGGATACCGATGAAGTTACCTTCTAACTTCGCGCTAATGCAGTTGCCGGGGCTTACCTCATCTGTCTTGGCTGCTTTTACGAATCGAGAGACGCCCGAATTTCGTTGTGCTTCTTGAACTTGCAAAGCCATAAGCCTCCTCTAATTGGTTCATATCAAAAACAGGAGCAAAGCTGCCGAGAGAAACTAAGTTTTTGTGTTGGGTCAACCCTTCACTCTTTCGCAGCGTTATTATGTACGGTTTCGATTGAATCTACCTCGTTTCAAATATAAGGAAAAACATAATGAACGGACATCCTGAAATTGTCGAAGTACTCAACGAAGTTTTAACTGCCGAACTCACTGCTATCAATCAATATTTCGCCCATTCCGAAATCTGCGAAAACTGGGGATATGAGCGGCTCCACCAAGCGATACGCGAACATGCCATCGGAGAGATGAAACATGCTGAAGAACTTATCGCTCGTGTACTCTATCTCAATGCGATGCCGAACATGGCACGTTATTTTGAAATTAAAATCGGCGCGAATGTCGAAGAGATGATGACAAACGATCTCGCCCTTGAAACAGAAGCGGTCGAACGGCTCAATGAATTTATCCAACTTGCCCATACCCACAAGGACTTTGGTTCGGAAGAGCTTCTTGAGCGTATCCTCAAAGATGAGGAAGAGCATATTGACTGGATAGAGGCTCAACTTGACCAGATTAACCAAGTGGGTATCCAAAACTACCTCGCACAACAAATTATTTCTGACGAGGAGGAAGCGTAAACTTGCTTCCATATATGCTATAACGACTCCAGAAAAGCGATGAGCGCGTCTCTGTCGCTTGTGGACATCCCCTGAACTGCCTTACGCGATTGTGCCGCTTCCCCACCGTGCCACAGGATTGCCTCCAGTAACCCTCTCGCCCGACCGTCGTGGAGGAGATTAGTGTGTCCGTTGACCACTTTGACCAACCCGATACCCCACAGCGGCGGTGTGCGCCACTCTGACCCGGTCGCTAGGAAATCGGGGCGATTGTCTGCCAGTCCCGGTCCCATGTCGTGCAACAGCAGGTCGGTGAACGGTTGAATCGTCTGGTTGGAAACCTCTGGCACATCCGATAACGCCCCTGTCTCCAATGTTGGAATATGGCAACCAGAACACTGTGCGCTCTCAAAGAGTTCCTCGCCACGTTGCACAAGCGGGTCGTCGAGGTCGCGTCGGGCAGGCACAGCGAGGGTTTGGACGTAAAATGTCACCACATCCAAAATTTCATCGCTGAGTTCTGGGTCGTCCCCCCGCCCGTCGTATTGCGGTTGTCCATCCGAACTTTCTCTTGGCAACAGCGAGGTTGTAATACCCATGTCATCGTGGTAGGCAGAAGCGACTTGTTGAATCAGTGTCGGCTGATTCGCCTTCCACCCGAATCGACCAAGGCTTAACCCATTCTTCTGGACATCCCAGACGTAATTTGCTTTCCCTGAAATCCCATCGCCGTCCTGATCATCTTCGTCCGCCAAGGCGAGGATAGTCGCTTCAGGTATCGCTTCGAGTAACCCTAAGCCAAACACAACGGGTGCGACGCGGGGCGAGATTTCAACGTTGTCCGGCAACGGTTGATACGTGTCTTCGATTTTGTAGTTCGGTGTGCGGAGATGTACCTTCGTCCCATCGCTTGTGGTGAATTCACCCTCAGTATAGTTGATTGTTACCGTGCCCTCCGGAGGTACACCGAAGATTGCGCGGTTATTGAGTTGGGTGCCGAAACCGGGAACAGGTACAGGTCCTTGTGTACCGTCACCCTCCGGGTTCGGGAGACTCACGCGGAAAAGCATTGATGTGAGTTTTTCACCCGATGTCGGTGCACGTCCCCGCCCATCTCGCGTATGACAGTTGATGCACGAGATATTATTGTAAACTGGACCGAGCCCCGGATTGACTTCCGCCGGAACCGTGACGAAAACCGCTTCAAATTCAACATCGCCTTCGAGGTGCTTCGATAGCCCGTCTGCTGAAAGGTTTGGCGCAGGTGTCGAAAACGCGTGGCTCGTCGCGTCAAAAATGGTTGTCTCCCCGCCTGAAAGTCCTTTATCTGAAACATCCATCTTTTCTGGATCGGTCAGGTTGTCCGAATCACAGGCGGAGATTAGGGTAAAAAGTAGGATTATAAATAATAAAACGCATGAAAAATGATTTGATTTCATGATTTCAAACGCCAATTTCTCCCTGTTTTTCATTTTTGGTTTCGCTAACTGTCGCCGCCAACTGATATAACTCCGCTAACTCAAACCGATTTATGTCACGAAATCGCTGGACGGCTTCCTCAATCGGAACGAATTCCACGCTTGCCACCTGTTCGCCATCTTCAGGATTTTCAGGGTTGCCGATGATTTCTACCGCTCCGTAACCCACAAGCCGATAAAATTCGGGATGTGGCAGATGTGGACGATAGGGCTTCGAGGCAGTTGAAAAACAGTGCCACGCACCGAGGGGTTCAAAGGTTATTAGGCGCGCTCCAGCCTCTTCGATTAGCTCACGGCTTATTGCCTCCGAGTAACTTTCGCCCGGTTCCAACGTGCCACCCGGAACTTCCCACTCTCCTGTTTGTAAGCGGAGCATCAACCACCGATCTCCTTTGAACGGAACAAGGTTGACATTGCTGATTAAATTGAGGGGTGGCATCTCGTTGAGAGGTTCAAATCTACAGGTTACAATACCCCAACTGGTGTCTCCAAACAGGTTTGGAAAGTTGCTCTGAATCCCGATCTTATCGGGGTCGTTTTTCATCTTATCGGGGTCGTTTTTCGATATCAATTGTTCCCCCGCTGATCTCATTGCAGTTCCCAGACCTGCACGTCATGCCATGGCAGATCAAAAGGATACTCGCCATACTCAAGCAGCGCCAAGCCGCTTTCATCCGTCCTAACAACAAGGTGGAGTTGATGCGGTGAAACGCTGGTATCCACACGCTCAAGCAACAGGAACTGTGTGCCGTCATCGACCGTGATATTCACCCTCGTCCAGAGAATGCCTTCACCGTCCATATATGTTCCCTCTGACAGCAAAATCTGGTGCGGTGTCTCTGGCGGTAACGTGAAACTTTCGCCGATGACATAGGTTGAATTTGGGTTTGTGCGTTCGACGAGTACCCACGTCCCGGGTATAGGCACCTCAACACCGTTCTGATCAACCACCCAAACGTGATCGCGTTCTTCTATCGGGATTGGCGTCTCTGTTTCAGGAGTCTCCGATAGTAGCAGTTGCTGAATCTGGTCGCAGGCGGAAAACCCCGTAACCATAGCCAATACAAGCAAGAGCCTTGTGATTGTTCTGATGTGCATTTTGGATCCTTTTGTTTTTCTATAAATCATGCAAGGAAACCGAGTTTTTTGGACAAACCCGGTTTCCGTGTCATGCGCTAACCTACATTACTCGAAATTGCTATCTAACACTAACTTCAAGATATCGTTTTCCAGTGTCTGCTGAACCGTGCTCACCGCATCAATCGCTGCTTGGACAGCGGCACGTTGGGCGGTGATTGAATCACGGAAGGGGTCTGGAATCGCGCCGATGGTGTCGATTGCGGTCTGGACTTCGGTTTGGAACCTTGCATCCAGTTCGGCATCCACCCCATTTACAAAGTCATTAAGTCCCTGACCATCTGCGGTAAATTTCCCCATGTAGACGTTCTGAATACCGCGGATATTGTCTTGGAAGTCGCTAATTGAGTTGAAACTGAACTGCGACTCGACAAGGGTTGTATCCTCCTCATTGAACGGGTCGGAGATCTTACCGTTGGCGACTTCATCGGCGATGACAATCATACCGTTGACCATCTCCTGCATTGCATCTTTCTGTGATCTGTAAATCGTGCTTGAATTGCCGGCGTTGGCGAACTCTCCGGCATAATTTTCGCCTGACGTATCCCACGCATTACGCAACTGCGCCGTTTTTGCTTTCAGATTCTCCGTCGTTGCGACGAGGTACTCAAGTTCACGGGGGGTAATATCCTCAGCTTTTCGCTGATTACCCTCTCGGAAGAGGAGATACTCGATAGTGTGGAAACCTTTCAGCGTATCTTCAAGCGCGTCGATGGACGCTTCGGTCAATTCTTGCCCGCTGGCAAGAACGCCATCAAGGTCAACCCGATTGACGGGCCAGCTGTCAAGTGCTGGGTCAAGCCCCTGTGTATCAACCG is part of the Candidatus Poribacteria bacterium genome and harbors:
- a CDS encoding PepSY-associated TM helix domain-containing protein, which produces MESKQKKQDKRRSPYIFLPTTWSRGAFLKWLRRTHAWLGLWGTTLGILFGTTGILLNHRGVMKINAAKTERTKIELALPAVRPESVEDFAMWLQTELDIENKWSRARSEPSQEISWDGQSVVQPEKWRVSFSNPQRTYNAEYWVGNSYTSITQFDRNIFAFLNRLHMASGMGAAWILLADSIAGSLIILSLTGILLWTRLHGPRLLAAGLGFGSLTLAIFFVWQAF
- a CDS encoding antibiotic biosynthesis monooxygenase yields the protein MITVANRIYVAPEYQEAFEERFRNRARLIDGMPGFISNQVLRPVNDDDPYVVFTLWESRKDFENWVESEEFRKGHAQSGTLPQEAFTQSNKLELHEVFLDSTRPDLEEEPEGGPFRVH
- a CDS encoding Rieske (2Fe-2S) protein, coding for MALQVQEAQRNSGVSRFVKAAKTDEVSPGNCISAKLEGNFIGIHNVNGKFYAVNNICPHVGGILHAGQLENDVIVCPIHQWKFDVKTGKCIWPGKCGIATYPVKVDGEHILVDINSPSQPIQQNSIRVYHTKTERRVTP
- the bfr gene encoding bacterioferritin, with the protein product MNGHPEIVEVLNEVLTAELTAINQYFAHSEICENWGYERLHQAIREHAIGEMKHAEELIARVLYLNAMPNMARYFEIKIGANVEEMMTNDLALETEAVERLNEFIQLAHTHKDFGSEELLERILKDEEEHIDWIEAQLDQINQVGIQNYLAQQIISDEEEA
- a CDS encoding c-type cytochrome, with protein sequence MKSNHFSCVLLFIILLFTLISACDSDNLTDPEKMDVSDKGLSGGETTIFDATSHAFSTPAPNLSADGLSKHLEGDVEFEAVFVTVPAEVNPGLGPVYNNISCINCHTRDGRGRAPTSGEKLTSMLFRVSLPNPEGDGTQGPVPVPGFGTQLNNRAIFGVPPEGTVTINYTEGEFTTSDGTKVHLRTPNYKIEDTYQPLPDNVEISPRVAPVVFGLGLLEAIPEATILALADEDDQDGDGISGKANYVWDVQKNGLSLGRFGWKANQPTLIQQVASAYHDDMGITTSLLPRESSDGQPQYDGRGDDPELSDEILDVVTFYVQTLAVPARRDLDDPLVQRGEELFESAQCSGCHIPTLETGALSDVPEVSNQTIQPFTDLLLHDMGPGLADNRPDFLATGSEWRTPPLWGIGLVKVVNGHTNLLHDGRARGLLEAILWHGGEAAQSRKAVQGMSTSDRDALIAFLESL
- a CDS encoding NUDIX domain-containing protein gives rise to the protein MKNDPDKIGIQSNFPNLFGDTSWGIVTCRFEPLNEMPPLNLISNVNLVPFKGDRWLMLRLQTGEWEVPGGTLEPGESYSEAISRELIEEAGARLITFEPLGAWHCFSTASKPYRPHLPHPEFYRLVGYGAVEIIGNPENPEDGEQVASVEFVPIEEAVQRFRDINRFELAELYQLAATVSETKNEKQGEIGV
- a CDS encoding peptidase M75 — encoded protein: MRFNQYLTKLFCCTLSALLVLSIGLIGCSLTGCGSDDEEDGDDIASAGGESAFDASTTLNDFANKVVLATYADLDNRAGDLLTAVKALEADTNQANLELAQTAWKATRKPWEQSEAFLFGPVDTQGLDPALDSWPVNRVDLDGVLASGQELTEASIDALEDTLKGFHTIEYLLFREGNQRKAEDITPRELEYLVATTENLKAKTAQLRNAWDTSGENYAGEFANAGNSSTIYRSQKDAMQEMVNGMIVIADEVANGKISDPFNEEDTTLVESQFSFNSISDFQDNIRGIQNVYMGKFTADGQGLNDFVNGVDAELDARFQTEVQTAIDTIGAIPDPFRDSITAQRAAVQAAIDAVSTVQQTLENDILKLVLDSNFE